A window of Hymenobacter aerilatus contains these coding sequences:
- a CDS encoding NPCBM/NEW2 domain-containing protein: MLHSTKRLLTALLLTSSAAFAQKAPVADFHAWAPTPPMGWNSWDCYGPTVTETEVKANADYMAQHLKSSGWEYVVVDIRWYVSNDKAHGYNEKDPDFNIDQYGRFVPAVNRFPSAAGGKGFKPLGDYLHAKGLKFGIHIMRGVPVVAVQRKLAILGSKATAADIYSKEGQAAWLHDMYTVVAGRPGAQEYYDSLFKLYASWGLDFVKIDDLSEPYHAPEIEMIRRAIDKSGRKIVLSMSPGETPLANAKHAQQHANMWRTVGDFWDSWEQLKEHFEVCNRWNPYRQPGAWPDADMLPMGRLGIRAERGDDRMTRFTRDEQYTLMTLWSIFRSPLMFGGDLPSNDPFTLSLLTNKAVLNVLNTSTNNRQLFRRNDLVAWTADDPKTGAKYLAVFNAQDQELLPPSAAAWNSGTISRQTPGQSKALDVDLKGARTLYLNVRDGGDGSAWDHANWLAPILTGNGKSVDLTTVPWKAASAGWGKTTVGKSVSGGELKVGGKTYAHGIGTHANSIIEYEVPAGMTRLTGSVGLDQAGAVQNTGGTMQFLVFTQSPYQPAPADSAQVRVSLRELGLTGTCTVRDLWSGQELAPVTGEFAPYVRRHGAKLYRIAKK, translated from the coding sequence ATGCTACATTCCACCAAACGACTACTAACTGCTTTGCTGCTCACCAGCAGCGCCGCTTTCGCCCAGAAAGCGCCTGTTGCCGATTTTCACGCGTGGGCGCCTACCCCGCCCATGGGCTGGAATAGCTGGGACTGTTACGGCCCTACCGTGACGGAAACCGAGGTGAAGGCCAACGCCGATTACATGGCCCAGCACCTCAAAAGCAGTGGCTGGGAGTACGTGGTGGTAGACATACGCTGGTATGTGAGCAACGATAAAGCGCACGGCTATAACGAGAAAGACCCCGATTTCAACATCGACCAATACGGGCGGTTTGTGCCGGCCGTGAACCGGTTTCCGTCGGCGGCGGGTGGCAAGGGCTTCAAGCCGCTGGGCGACTATCTGCATGCCAAGGGGCTGAAATTTGGAATTCACATCATGCGGGGCGTGCCGGTGGTGGCCGTGCAACGTAAGCTCGCCATCCTGGGTAGTAAGGCTACGGCTGCCGACATCTACTCCAAGGAGGGCCAAGCCGCGTGGTTGCATGATATGTACACGGTGGTAGCCGGCCGGCCCGGTGCGCAGGAGTACTACGACTCGCTGTTTAAGCTCTACGCTAGCTGGGGGCTGGATTTTGTGAAGATAGATGACCTGTCGGAGCCCTACCACGCGCCGGAAATCGAGATGATTCGGCGGGCTATTGACAAGTCGGGTAGGAAGATTGTGCTGAGCATGTCGCCGGGCGAAACGCCCCTTGCCAACGCCAAGCACGCCCAGCAGCACGCCAACATGTGGCGCACCGTGGGCGACTTCTGGGACAGCTGGGAGCAGCTGAAGGAGCACTTTGAGGTGTGCAACCGCTGGAATCCCTACCGCCAGCCCGGCGCCTGGCCCGATGCTGACATGCTACCGATGGGCCGCCTGGGCATTCGGGCCGAGCGCGGCGACGACCGCATGACGCGTTTCACCCGCGACGAACAGTACACGCTGATGACGCTGTGGAGCATCTTCCGCTCCCCGCTGATGTTTGGCGGCGACCTGCCCAGCAACGACCCCTTCACGCTGTCGCTGCTGACCAACAAAGCAGTGCTGAACGTGCTGAACACCAGTACCAACAACCGTCAGCTGTTCCGTCGCAACGACCTGGTAGCCTGGACTGCCGACGACCCCAAAACCGGTGCGAAGTACTTGGCTGTGTTCAACGCCCAGGACCAGGAACTACTGCCGCCCAGCGCCGCCGCGTGGAATAGTGGGACTATCAGTCGCCAAACGCCCGGCCAGAGCAAGGCGCTGGACGTAGATCTGAAAGGCGCCCGCACCCTCTACCTTAATGTGCGCGATGGGGGTGATGGTAGCGCCTGGGACCACGCTAATTGGCTGGCGCCTATCCTTACCGGCAACGGCAAATCGGTGGACCTAACTACTGTGCCGTGGAAGGCAGCTTCGGCGGGGTGGGGCAAAACCACCGTTGGGAAGAGCGTATCGGGTGGGGAATTGAAGGTAGGGGGCAAGACCTACGCGCACGGCATCGGAACGCACGCTAATTCCATCATTGAATACGAAGTACCGGCCGGCATGACGCGCCTGACGGGCAGCGTGGGGCTCGACCAAGCTGGCGCTGTGCAGAACACGGGCGGTACCATGCAGTTTCTGGTGTTTACCCAAAGTCCCTACCAGCCCGCCCCCGCCGACTCGGCGCAGGTGCGGGTGTCGCTGCGCGAGTTGGGCCTCACGGGCACTTGCACCGTGCGTGACTTGTGGTCGGGGCAGGAACT